Proteins from one Rhineura floridana isolate rRhiFlo1 chromosome 16, rRhiFlo1.hap2, whole genome shotgun sequence genomic window:
- the LOC133371300 gene encoding brain-specific homeobox/POU domain protein 3-like, with amino-acid sequence MMSMNSKQAFSMHPILHEPKYTHLHSSSEAIRRACLPAPQLQSNFFAGLDETLLRGAEALAAVDIVSQKTHPFKPDATYHTMNSVSVSCTPTSSSVHLHHPSVLSGHAHHAHHAHHPHQPAQGLDSELLEHLNSALPLPDVGAAPAHAHPHAHLPALNAMGHPAHGQPPMGMGHPPPHGLASHTVLAGPETETDPRELESFAERFKQRRIKLGVTQADVGSALANLKIPGVGCLSQSTICRFESLTLSHNNMVALKPILEAWLEEAERAQREKMAKPEVYSTGDKKRKRTSIAAPEKRSLEAYFAVQPRPSSEKIAAIAEKLDLKKNVVRVWFCNQRQKQKRMKFSAAY; translated from the exons ATGATGTCCATGAACAGCAAGCAGGCGTTCAGCATGCACCCCATCCTGCACGAGCCCAAGTACACCCATCTTCACTCCAGCTCCGAGGCCATCCGGAGGGCTTGCTTGCCTGCCCCTCAG CTGCAAAGTAACTTCTTCGCTGGCCTGGATGAGACGTTGCTGCGCGGGGCCGAGGCCCTGGCGGCGGTGGACATTGtctcgcagaagacccacccctTCAAGCCGGACGCCACTTACCACACCATGAACAGCGTCTCGGTCTCCTGCACGCCCACCTCGTCCTCGGTGCACCTGCACCACCCGTCGGTGCTAAGCGGCCATGCGCACCACGCACACCACGCGCATCACCCCCACCAGCCCGCGCAGGGCCTCGACAGCGAGCTGCTGGAGCACCTCAATTCCGCCCTGCCGCTGCCGGACGTGGGAGCCGCGCCCGCCCACGCCCACCCCCACGCCCACCTGCCGGCCCTCAACGCCATGGGGCACCCCGCGCACGGGCAGCCTCCCATGGGCATGGGCCACCCCCCGCCCCACGGCCTGGCTTCGCACACCGTCTTGGCCGGCCCGGAGACGGAGACGGACCCACGGGAGCTGGAGTCCTTCGCCGAGCGCTTCAAGCAGCGGCGCATCAAGCTGGGCGTGACGCAGGCCGACGTGGGCTCAGCGCTGGCCAACCTCAAGATCCCCGGCGTCGGGTGCCTCAGCCAGAGCACCATCTGCCGCTTCGAGTCGCTCACCCTCTCGCACAACAACATGGTGGCCCTCAAGCCCATCCTGGAAGCCTGGCTGGAGGAGGCAGAGCGGGCCCAGCGCGAGAAGATGGCCAAGCCCGAGGTCTACTCGACGGGCGACAAGAAGCGCAAGCGGACCTCCATCGCCGCGCCCGAGAAGCGGTCGCTCGAGGCCTATTTCGCCGTCCAGCCCCGGCCCTCGTCGGAGAAAATCGCCGCCATCGCCGAGAAGCTGGACCTGAAGAAGAACGTGGTGAGGGTCTGGTTTTGCAATCAGAGACAAAAACAGAAGCGCATGAAATTCTCCGCCGCTTATTGA